The genomic window acatttttactcgtcggatttgtggtcccgaaaccactgttccgactagaaccaaaatcgggttgttacatttctcctcctcctctccattccacatccttattgtgtataacacacttaaacaacattatccatactttcactattttccTATATGCAAATTCAAACTGTTTgtctgagtcagagtcactaatttatttataactcgagctacggagTTCCAAAtaaagatccgttaatttttcccgAAACTATACtcgtatatcttcttaccataaaatttttagaatttttttctgagccaataagtacagttttttctttaaattttcccctatttcattgctcgacagttctgacctttcttcactaaaactaAATTATTTCATAGTACAGAATTCTGATAATattctcgtttgtttcttttgaaaatagactcattcagaattctatacatataaattttatctcgtaattattttttacaatttttaataattttctaaagtcagaCCAGAGGATTTTGAATcattctagccctgtttcactaaaatttaaatatctcataatataaaactcttttgcttTCTCTGTCTCTTTTATATGAAAAAAGGCTCATCCAGCTTTAATTAGATATATTATTCAACCTTTagttcaatttccaccatttttgatgatttttcaaagtcacacaactgttgctgtctaaactgtgttgttgctaaatgtactctttcataatttcactttttctcacttttctttttttactgatcaaagtcaatttctcgtctttcttgatttataataacacatttaacttgtttaacactcacattattcaatttagtccaaaaatcatactttggaaaattacatttttgcccctaaaatttcacaaaattatgattttgccctaggctcgtaaaataatttttattcaattttcttgcattttaggcctagccaaaccattttcataactatagcagtccacaattcTCACTTactcacacacttgtgacatattttataacttttacaaattaatccttttaggcattttcatcgaaaatcacttagtaaaagacgtTCATCACACTCCAAACACTCATATTCttctataaaacatcaaaattcatgcatatcatttatgtgtaaatttttaaacacaaaccttagttcaaaataatggtgaaaataggtaaatcttgttacgaggatttcaaaaatgtaaaaagcattaaaaacggggctagaacggacttacaatcgagcttgaaagcttgaaaaaccctagccatgatttctccatgcaatttttggcgtaggggttgaagatgggcaaaaattggcttttaataactaaataaccaaaatgccattaatgaaaaactttggaaacatgcctaaccatgtccatttttgtccaccaacttaaccaatggtctaattaccatataaggacctccaatttaaaatttcataacaattggacgcctctaacatgtagatctcaacttttgcactttttataatttagttcttttgactaaattgagtacccaaacgtcgaaattttcaaacgaaattttcatgaaatcattttgtgaaatcgtagatcatgaaaatataaattttatcctcgtcggatttgtggtcccgaaaccattgttctgtcTAGgtccaaaatcaggctgttacaaaattaatatatatttaagggttaaattattatttgaggTTTGAACTTGACAACATTTATCAGATTGGGGTCTAAATTTATTTAGTCCAAGTTATATCCTAAACTTTGCCATTATTCCCATGTTAGGGGTTGAactttaggattttcaagaattaacttgaataaaaaaattaaaatcttaatATAGGAACATTTATCAAATTTAGggtttaacttaaataaaaaattttcaggTCCGAACGCAAGGAAAGTTACGAAGTTTAAGTCCATAATGCAAGTTGAATTCGGCCTGTTGTCGCGGTCTCTTATATGAAGAGGTCAATTGGGCCTAATTTTCCGCACGCATCGACGCTAACAAACATGTGGCGTCCCtgcttttcaaatttaaagttgTTTTGACACGGGCCGTACTTAGTTTGTTCCTACTTTAATTTGAAAAAGTGGCCTTGTCGGCTTCAATAAAACTGTTCTTAAATCATGGTGATGTGATACCATTTAAGTTGCTCACGCGCTTCCAGTCTATAAGTTTCAAGTTTGGATAAATTTATACACACAGCTTGTTAACCAAAAAAGCCCAACGGAAGAAAGATCATACAAGCTATTGTAAtaagagttaaattgtattttgttttttctattttaaaataagtaaattagtctctatatgCTAGATTCAAGATAAAATTGGtcatttcgttaaaaaatttatccattttcattGTTAAAAATTATTCTCTATATGCCTACATGAGGTACACATGACGTGCTATGTGCAATTGTGTGGTTATTTTATTAGTCACGctagtttttaataatagaagGGGATGAAAATTCTAACGACTAATGTAATTCTTAATACATGtacctccatgatacttttactgaAAAGAAACCAATTCCTTTTTTGTTTCCTTAAAGTACGATGTAATTCTATATATGAATTGAAACTATTTTGTATccgtaattttataaaattttaattaaatttatagtaaataaaaataaaaattttgtaatattatttttttatctacaAACTCGAATTTTAGGCTTTGTTTACTACTCAAATGTATAATCATTGAGATGCCCATACATGTTTGTTGTTCCGATTCCGAAGGAAAATCTTTTGGATTAGTTGTTGACTTGTTGGAAACAGGGGAACGAACTCGTAGTCGAGTCGTATATCTTACATGCCCTCTGGCTTCTTCAAATTCAACAATACCATACCAGTTGTACATCTTTACCTAAAACCTTACACAAAAAGATcatatattacaaaaaaaaaaaaaaaacacaaaacaaaCACTTGCAGTAGTTTGTAGTTTGTACACTTCAGATTGAGTAACTCCATAAAGACACATCGATATCACTGTCAGCTTCATCGCGATTCCTTGGTGGTGAAAGTAGAAGCGCTTCAGCCATGCTGTCAAGCAGCTTAGGCATGTAGAACATTTCTTCTTCATCCATGAAGTGAATTTTCTCTGTCGAAACTTCACCTTCAGCTGccatttttttcttgttttccaaCTTGACGTCACTGCTCGAAACTTCACAATCGGAAGCCTTGAAGCTTCCCTGCCTGACGTCGCTACCGGAGAGTTCCTGGAATACTTGAGGCCTAAATGCTTCAGCTGCCTCAGCTGCGGCTCTCCTGATATCGGCGGCATCGTTGGAAGCAGGCACGGGTAACCTCCAAACAGAGTCAGCGAAGTTAAGGCAAGCAGCCTTGCCTCTGAATGCTAATGCAGCTACATCATGTGCCCGGGCAGCCATTTCAGGGGTGGGATACGTTCCAAGCCAAATGCGAGTCTTTTTATTAGGCTCCCGCAATTCGCATACCCATTTATCATTATTCCTCCTTCGAACACCTCTAAAAACCGGATGCCGCGTCTCCTTGAATACCCTCCTCCCTGCTCGTTTCTTAGGCCTGTTGGTCGCTAGTAAAAGCACTTCCTCGTCAGAGTGAACAGCTCGCTGGCCACCAATGCCCCCTTCAGAAGATGAAGATGGCTCTACCCTTTCAGCACGCATAGAATAAGACTTGGAGAAGGGGACGTCACACGTTTGACTTGGAATATCCATTGAATTGAGTAAAAAACAAGTTATGGGTGTTGGGTTTTTAAGCAGCAAAAGGAGCAGTAAAGTACTTTTCAAAACGGTTTCGAGATTATGGTGTCTGGGTTCGGTTTTGGGAGTTGAATCTTTTggttttggatttggatttggatttggatttggatttttcaAGCAGCAAGAGGGTTGGAGAAAGGTATATATAGTTTAGGAGGGAAAGGGCGTGGGGGCAGATGGAGTGCGATTTAGACACGGACGCGCATATTATAGAGTGCCAGCTGTGACGTTCTAAAGATCCCATATAAACAAAGGTCTAATCTACAAATCCAAGCTCCAGTTATtggcttttgtttttgtttctgatTTTACCTTTTTGGGCTTTTACAGCTAAGATTACAGTTTATAAACTCAGTAAGCTAAGGTGTTTAGCACGTGTTTTGATGGGAATTGCACTTCGACACGTTTTTCATTTTCTCTTGGTGTGGGATTAGGGGGCAGTGAGAGGTAATTagaccaaatttaaattcaattcttttGATTATATAACTTGATTTTAACAtgcttatttgatttttatattaatttttttaataatgcaattgaaaaataattttagtacataaaaatgttttttttcatttttaagttattaaatttCAAAGTAATTTTGGTAAtgcatttatattttatattaaaatgtaaattttcttgtttattattccttttatgtttatatatagtaataattattattaggtTAAAATATACTCTGTGTTGTCGTGTACTTTGCacattttgaattatgtttttagaaatttaatctctttatttttcaaatttaaaaatacaagtctaaattttaatattatcaaatttttgttaaatttaaatatattacatAGCTattaaatgagttttttttattaaaaggtCGTCCCAacgaatttaattaaataattttaatgatgttatcatttaaaactaaaaaaaagtagTAGAATTGTGGATTGAGTCTTACCTCAATTGGCATAGATATTGTTGCTAATGCAGGAGGATGTAAATTCAAGTATACTGAAATGCATTATCCTAATACATTGATAATAGAGTTTTCTAACTTTAtatgcaaaattaaaaaattatcacgtatcccaattattttatattattcatttcttcatattttattatagaatcctattaaaaataatattagtaaaCCTTTTTCCTctggccaaaaaaaaaaaaagaaagacatTTTTTTGCTTCAAGTTCCACGTTGGTCACGTGGCGTTAAAGAAGAAATGTGAACTTGAATCCCTACCTTACTTTTTTTAAGTTATGAAGTCCTTGACTGGGCCTTTTAGCCCAACATTTCCAACAAAATTTGTTCAGCAAAATTTCCAACATTTCTGATCTGTCCTTGCGCTCACAAATTACTGTCTAATGCACATTTAATTTTGATGCAATTAAGTAGAATTATAAAGCACGATAAGATTGAAGATTAAAAAAGGTTGACGGTGAACATAAAATCAGCATTTCCTAACTTTCAAGTTTACCGTCATTTATAATTTTTCCTTTGCATATTATAATTAggttaatatatataatcaatcCTTGTATTTGTACAAAACTTGAGATTTagctttttatatttaaaaattaaaaaatatttttattttaaaatattaatttaatttattaatattattagcattttataTCAGAATTTATCAACTTATGTTGATTAAATTATTGGATAGCATATGaagtaaaaaggaaaaagaaaaaaactatgtGTGGATACTTTAACAATGctggttttttttaataaaaataataattaattatgaaaatggtataaaatttatattaatcgcAAAAATGAATTGCTTTCTATGGCGTATTTGATTGCCGCTAATATGTTAGACAACACCGCCCTAAACCAAACCCAATTATATGCCAATTATTACAatgaagaaaacaaatattttttaagtgGTGCCACTTGACACTTTGGTGGCACCGAtattgtaacgcccctaacccgaatccgtcgccggaacagggttatggagcattaccggagtttacaaattaattatcagacattgcatttcatctagcattcatatttgaaagcaatcaaaatcatatatattgtcTCTTAAACGAGCCCTCGAGACCCAAATTTACGCATTAGATACACATAGGGACTAAGTCGAAAACTCAGAAATTTtttcgaaaatatttaaagtttccaacactgcaggggtcacacaaccgtgtttcagcccgtgtctgtgctcgtgtgagtatactgacttgagtcacacgcccgtgtgtttggctgtgtgagcattctgttttgtgcaaatttaagatacaagggacacacggccgtgtcacctggccgtgtgtcacacacggttgagacgcacgcccgtgtctctgcctatgtggatgaaaataagccattttacaagccaaatTTCTCACCTAATTTTGTGTCTATCTACAATCAACATTACacatatcaacaagccataacattcaaaacaagccaaaataagtgGCTAAACTCAACACACTACATATAAGCCATCATtaaacaaaatacctatacatgccattataaccaaaatcaaaacattcaaaaatacGGATggaatcgatggatagtgtgatatatctccgacaaacttccaacccaatcgagcttccgataatctgaaaagtagaagaaaataaatacataagcaatgaatgcttagtaagctcgtataaactttaatcataatacttcattttcaaatataaaatttatacttacCAAGAATAATCTAATATTGCTACCACAATACTCATGAAGTTATATTTAACAATTCACTAAGTGAATAAATCTACAATATCACTTATACATAAtattcctagcatagtaggattttaaacaactttaactcttccaaaatttctttattttcatttgcgtttctttactttccacactcatTCCATATGCATGACACACCAGTCATAAgtatatcattcaaccatagatacaagctagtgcatttaaacatagaccTTTTTCGAATTAATCACACGATAacttattttataagaaattgcataactgaaaacttaccactctttcatgagcacaagtatattttcatttgagcacttaccctTTCAACgcatcatataataaacatattaccatttaaccAGTAACTCGGCACTTGTCCAAGCgtcaacaacaacacttgttagcatacttgaacatatttcatataaattcaacattggtAAACTTATTTTAtaaacactgccatggtccaaccatggtcttacgttcatagtgccataactcagttatggtcttatccgtcaattcatcatttgCCATAGAACAATTGTACTCAATTCCGCGTTCCACTTGTTTtgaacatttaattcaatttcataatttaacaataattttgttttcaataataggtatgaataaatacataataccattcattaatttaataaataaacattaaaatttaaccatacaaacttacctgaattgaattgtaataattgCAAGAGTTCAAGGAATATTCcgctattttttcctttttcacaagTATTTACGaaatattgatctaaaatataaaattactcgttcattagcatatatttcagttccaattcatttcactatttataccttcaattttttttgaatttacataattacccaacttttacaacttttacaatttagtcccttaactaatTAATCTATCAAATCACTAATTttcctcaattaataatttatccaaatattctaTGTTATCAAACAGcccttaataaaatataaatttaataccaaaccctaagatTTTAAcccttttcacaatttgatcctaacatcaatatttaacaaaatcacacaacaaaattaaagctctaaacccacttgatattaataatttctttcaatatattaatttagacaataaaacaattcatttcatccAATTTggtcgtttttgatatttttacaaaattacccttaaaattttacttttattcaatttagtccctgagcctaaaacatgcaaattagtcatttttaatgaaaacccatgctagttgaatattcatatattttcctcctcctcctctccattccacatccttaatgtatataacatgcttatatgtaatattatctataattctactatttacttatgttcatatcaaagctgtctacttgagtcatagtcaataaattatttatatcttgagctacagaattctaaattaagattcgattgatgtttttgaaactagactcaaatatatttctaccataaaattttcagaatttatagttTAACCAATAactacagtaaaatcttcaaatttatccctgttctgctgtttgacagctttgacctttgcttactaaaaattaattatttcttagtacgggatttggatgatatttctgtttgtttctcttgaaaatagactcatcaaaaatttaaaaatataaatttaaatctttaattatttttttacaatttttgatgattttttaaagTGAGAACAGGGGAACTTGAAATCaatctgaccctgtctcacaaaaattcatatatctcataatatgaaattcttttgcttaaaACGTtttttctatgtaaaactagactcaatatgatttaatttaatactttaattaacctctaattaaatttctaaaatttttggtgaattttcaaaatcacagtactgctgttgtccaaaattgttttagtgtaaaatgttgataacctAATTTAAAAcaccctcctttcctttctctaaaATATTTCTCATTACTTCCTCTTACTTCCCtccactaacatatcaagaacatagaaccttatataataaagctctactttaacatcattttcatactttttcaataatatcaaactcaaaaatatattgaaatcttgatgttcttaccttgtcctattaatttcaatctttaactttattttctctctcctctagcttctattttcttaaatctaacttgatattctagctccccattatctccttattattttttctctcttggtagctatagaaattcttttgatttctaagtgaaaatggtgaatttttggtaaaaggaccaaattgtaaagaaaggaaaatttctttcttctcttctcttctcacctgggtgcatggaaagatgataaaaattcttcatcttccttttatactaaataaaataataataaaatatcccattaaaatattaataaaataatatttatctaattaaataattataaaatatcatcaaaatatctctaATATTATCATTGCCTTTTAgagttctctctctttctaattgtccatttttccctttatgatactttaaaatttcatacttgagtcatcacttaatttggtaaaattgtgatttagtccctcttaATTCaccacctattcaatttggtcctaattcatccattttccttagtttctagatcatttcacccttaaaatattttcaccattggtccttcaactttttcatatttacactttaacctctcaaattttgagtatttactcttgggcaacaaaacttttctcacttttacgatttgatcctttcttgaattaatatgtcataatatacttcccaatattgacataactcaaaattttcctttttctcactttattttcttattttactatattaaggatactatcttactttcttactgtaataattttcggggtattacagatATTACTTCTTTAAAATATTTGTCTTTTCAATTTTATACATTAATTCAAAAAGTAGatggtaaaaaaaaatattttttttgtggtgTTGCCTGACACATAAACGACACCAATATGGTTTAAAAAAAACGATGgcaaaaaaacaattgaaaaatatcattatttattaaaaatgttgcggcaaattaattatttttttaaaattttaatttcctaaGTTTCTTCTTTCTAGTGAGTTCTGAGTCGTGACTTTTTACCATCGTCTTTTTTAAatcactttgttttattttttaaaggattttttttcttattttttaaaattaaactgaCGTTGTTAATATATCAAGCGGCaccataacaattttttttactgtATATTTTTTGTACTCCAAAATGCTgaaaatactattatttttaaaaaacccaTACTGACGCTGCCAATGTGTTAAGTAACAccacttaaaaaatattttttttcttcaccaTAATGATTGACATATAATTGAGTCTGTTTAAAGTGATGCCACTTGACAGCTTGATGATATCCAATGTTACTGCAAAAAAACgattcatttttataattaaactagatcttatatcatattcatatttgattatttttatattattttaattgaaaaaaaccaACAAAGCTCATCGTAACGTCTTTTTATTAATACTTATAGATCCCCCCCCCCCAAATTAGGTAAATATGCAATACAAATATAGGTTGATGTAGACGTAAAATTCTAATATCAacccaaaaatagagaaaaacaggaaaaactatatatatatatgtatccagTCGGCTCCATTAATTGATGGCTGTCATAAATCCATTGGCGTCAAGCGTTGTGATGTCCCATACTTGGTCCAGCAATGAAAGGCCGTAAGCTGATGTTAGTTATTGTGCATCCGTTAACCATAATCTGTAAAGGGTGAAATGAGATGATGGGCAGCAATAGAACCCACACACGCATCTCCACTGATGTGACTGCAAAATAGGAGCAGTCTCTCCTATCAGTCCAAATCAAATAAAGGCACACATGACAAAATTGCCATCTAATTTGGCCCTGCCAGTGCGACACAACCATACTACAAAAAGCTATGCTGTAAGCAACAAGGACACAAGGGTGACGCCATTCTCCATGACGTACTAAATGTGGTTGTATGACGATTAGCCGCACACCCCCTTTTCTTTTAGAATCAAAATCAAACTCGTTAAGAAATTGCAGTCCACATTTGTAAGTCCAAAGTTGCAGAATGGGCTCAATTTTACTGGGCTCAACAAACCCAATCTTTATCCTTAACTATGTACGTCCAAAGTCTAATATCTTCATTTAGGAAGTGTAAGTATTGTTTACTATTTAGCCTGGCTATTGGTGATGAGTGCTGACGGTGACTATTGCTAACACGAAACTTGAGTGATGGGCTAACCCTTTTGTTTTGGATTGGATGAATTTGGatttgattagtttagattaattTTAGGCTTTAACTATTTCGAGTTTAAGTAAATTTTGGGTGGGTTTTAATCAACTTTGTTTATAACAATTTTATTTGTTTGTCaagattttatttattatagAGAGGTGGTTGTTATATGCCCGTAATAACAAGTTGTTGTAGAGAGATAATTGCGGTAAATCTATAATAGATTTCATATAGTGAGTTTTCATCAACTAAAGAAAGtgagaatcaaatcaacaaaattaaaatatataccgTAGGTGCATGCGTTATtacttttatgcatattttattttacattattccacatgattaattatgaagttaataaattaataagttcaatTAATCAGTacacttataaaaaaaacatgGATCCATTTTGGATAAATAAGATTCATGCTCTACTTCTTACTACTGATTATCACGAACTTGAACATATACTAGATACACTCAATATAAAATCATTAGCAATAGAAACAGAATTCACTTTATTGACATTCACAGAAGAAGATGAACAGGGAGGGAAATATCGATTCCGAGGATcgagtcaaaattttgaaatttttattcaatatagtTATAACTAATCCGAACAATCAAACAATTAGAAAAAAATCTAttggaataaaagaaataagtaaaAAGGTTCCTCGATGGTCATACAAATTGATCGACGATTTAGAACAACAGGAGGGAGAAAACGAGGAAAATGTAACAGCAGAGCATGAAATTCGTTCAAGAAAATCCAAGCGCGTTGTGATTTTTACTAATAACCAGGCAAACATTGATAATTATACtaataccaaattaaattaattaatttaccatGAATTATTAATTCAATAATCGATCAATTTATGAGTTTATGTGATGTTTCAAATTTGTAACTATTATATTTTGTAGGTAAATTAATTAATAGTTTATTGAAGAGTATTTTTAtctaataaaacataattaatatattttatgtgaaatttaaaattttattaaaataatattttaattaagattactattatttaataaattataatgaatAGGCTTCTTTATATGAAAtaactataattttacttaaaattttagataATATATTGTTATAGAACCATGTTTGTTGTTGTTATAAGTGAAAAGTTATTATAGagagttaaaataaaatataaaaaatcaattctaCTATAAGTTTGACTATTATAGTAAATGGATTGGTCAATTCCAGCataaatcattaaatttttatggtCAAATATGATTGGATTGAGTTTGGTTTCAAGGTAGGTGTATAAATTCTAACTACAAGTTTACTAGCCGTCTGCACTAGATATTGTTAAGACAATTATACTAGGTTTATGTTCTTCAAGTCTGCATGCTCCAATGTTTTGTAGGATAAACATTGGACAAGATCATGTTCATGGGTTTTCCCAAGAGAATAAACCGTGCTAAAGAATGATTTATGTAAGATATATATAgataatgacatatatatatatagctaagTTTAGAGCTTGAGCTTGATAAGATTGTTGCACAAATCAGACATATACCATCGATAGTGTACAATCCTGGTGCAAAGATATATATGAAAGAGGTTGAAGCTAGAAGCCTCATTTTCATTCACCAAGGCCAAGGTGTCTCATTTTATTATGCAGTGTTTGATATAAGTAGGCATgatttcatatattaatatatataaatcctTGTTCCAGACAAAAAACATTTTACTGTAACaatcaataatcaaataaaattaagaaatcaaCTCAAAAGAACGataatatatcattattaaaggtaaaaaagaagaaaattaaatcataataacaaaccaaaaaaaaaaaaccaaaaggaCAATGATTGGGGACCATCAGGGAGACACATCTTTTCTGGGCCACTAAACGTGAGTTTTAGGCCATCCTATTGCATGTTGCAAGGGGGGGCCATCAGACCAAGCAAGAGATTTCAGTTCTTTATACctataaagaagaaaaaacaaggGAGGGGGGAAtttctttatataaaaaaacttactTAAAAGTAAGGAGAAAATTATATTTTGTCAACCACATTGGATGCTTGTCTCCTCTTCGTAGAtccatatgtttttttttctttttcttttttggagtaCTGGAACATATCTATGCTCATTTGATtcctatataatttattttttaacaaccGTCCAACTATTTTaagataatattattttcatGCTGTCCACTCTTCTGATAATTTTATTTGCATTTAGAATTATATTCTAGTTGAATTTtgtacaaaataataatttatataatggaAAGCTAAGAATAAATGAGGCTAGCTTCACTACCAATAATAAGAATATTGGGAAACAGATCATGTATTTCTTGTCAATTATTTAATGCCATTTTTGTATTTCATGTCATTTTGATAGTTTTTTTAACCTGAACTCTTGTACCCGGACGCAAGTTTCAGGATCAAGAGTTTAAGGTATAAGGTCTAAGATTCAAGTTAAAAAAAGTATTCATGGTCCGGGTTTTAGGattcaagttaaaaaaattaagtcaatgacatgaaaaaagaTGTGGATACAGGATGATGATACACCTCTATTTCAGACAAACCTTTTGCAAGAATATTGATtaggaattttaaaatatatatttgaaattcacatctcactttttaaaaaaaaagagatataa from Gossypium hirsutum isolate 1008001.06 chromosome D12, Gossypium_hirsutum_v2.1, whole genome shotgun sequence includes these protein-coding regions:
- the LOC107946998 gene encoding dehydration-responsive element-binding protein 1B-like, yielding MDIPSQTCDVPFSKSYSMRAERVEPSSSSEGGIGGQRAVHSDEEVLLLATNRPKKRAGRRVFKETRHPVFRGVRRRNNDKWVCELREPNKKTRIWLGTYPTPEMAARAHDVAALAFRGKAACLNFADSVWRLPVPASNDAADIRRAAAEAAEAFRPQVFQELSGSDVRQGSFKASDCEVSSSDVKLENKKKMAAEGEVSTEKIHFMDEEEMFYMPKLLDSMAEALLLSPPRNRDEADSDIDVSLWSYSI